From a single Triplophysa rosa linkage group LG1, Trosa_1v2, whole genome shotgun sequence genomic region:
- the ltb4r2a gene encoding leukotriene B4 receptor 2a, whose protein sequence is MAYNHTDLHVSSPPLSFNMSNQLFSNTTNGKGRVIDSIMSNSGGAVAGAAILGLVCLLGVPGNIFIVWSILARARLRSITTLLILNLALADGFLMLLTPFFLVYLIKRSWIFGLALCKILFYLCCANMYASIFLIMLMSLHRLVAIVWPKRVGALSNRRTVLRLLIVLWILALGLSVPTLFFRIESGSESQKVCDCKHSKPQYAVLQYCSETVLGFLLPYGVIISSYVCILRRIRKTRFRRRIRSEKLILVIVVSFGLFWLPYHVINMVQVTAALYPKDSLTKVRLDKIWTSFRALTSTVAFVSSCINPVLYTFAGKSYIRREGLAFMARLFEGTGLESTLKIRRSNQNSRDREKETDEKENLKDKDPDSTISANANMSIKVVPLKNGK, encoded by the exons ATGGCCTACAACCACACCGACCTCCATGTTTCCTCTCCTCCTCTGTCCTTTAacatgtcaaaccaacttttcTCCAATACCACCAATGGAAAGGGAAGAGTTATCGACTCGATTATGAGCAACAGCGGTGGAGCAGTCGCCGGCGCTGCGATCCTCGGCCTTGTGTGTCTCCTCGGTGTCCCTGGAAACATCTTCATCGTCTGGAGTATCCTGGCTCGAGCTCGTCTGCGTTCCATCACCACACTCCTGATCCTAAACCTAGCCTTAGCCGATGGATTCCTCATGCTGCTGACGCCATTTTTCCTTGTTTACTTAATTAAACGCAGCTGGATTTTTGGCCTTGCACTGTGTAAAATTCTGTTCTACCTCTGTTGCGCCAACATGTACGCTTCAATATTTTTGATAATGCTAATGAGTCTGCACAGGCTGGTTGCTATAGTGTGGCCAAAGCGTGTTGGTGCCTTAAGCAACCGCAGGACAGTCCTTAGGTTGCTAATTGTATTGTGGATTCTTGCTCTGGGACTCTCTGTGCCCACTTTGTTTTTCAGGATTGAAAGTGGTTCAGAAAGTCAGAAAGTGTGCGACTGTAAACACTCAAAACCACAATAT GCGGTGTTGCAGTACTGTTCGGAAACTGTGCTCGGCTTCTTGTTGCCATACGGGGTGATCATAAGTAGTTATGTGTGTATCCTGCGAAGAATTCGCAAGACCAGGTTTCGTAGACGCATCCGCAGTGAGAAACTCATTCTAGTCATTGTCGTCTCCTTCGGTCTTTTCTGGCTACCTTACCACGTCATAAATatggtgcag GTCACTGCTGCTTTATATCCAAAAGATTCGCTGACAAAAGTGag ACTGGATAAAATTTGGACATCATTCCGGGCCCTAACCTCTACTGTGGCATTTGTCAGTAGCTGCATAAACCCTGTTCTTTACACCTTTGCTGGAAAGTCATATATCCGACGTGAGGGTCTTGCCTTCATGGCACGGCTGTTTGAGGGCACGGGGTTGGAGTCAACATTGAAGATCAGGCGGAGCAATCAGAACAGTCGAGATCGAGAGAAAGAGACGGATGAAAAAGAGAATTTGAAAGACAAGGACCCAGATTCCACCATCAGTGCTAATGCGAACATGAGTATTAAAGTTGTCCCACTTAAAAATGGAAAGTGA
- the LOC130559943 gene encoding GTPase IMAP family member 7-like, whose product MGANESQPNKRIVLLGKTGDGKSSAGNTILKQQVFVSKASPESVTAECVSGDRKVYGKKITVIDTPGIMDTGLDEEIIKSEIIRSVIECAPGPDVFTIVLKVGRYTAHEMEIVDKVVEYCGEDTFKHSVVLFTHGEQLEGQTIEEFVKLSPKLQELVDKCGGHCHVIDSKYWTKRHVGYKSNRVQVKNLLKAIEQNLKDNENSCYTNELLQTVEEEIQEEMRNIKEENMAPEEKREVAKKIVHKKLLVRLAGVTTGTLTGAFLGVGVAVASVVALLKAASIPGAAAAAGATGLAAGTAVAEAGIITGVAGSGIAAGVTGAGVGAAGSGIAAGIAGVGAGAAGSGVAVGVIFGAAALAGAIGGGVTGYRAAEDGDSVSDAIRNAAKLNYENAKAVVKKAEKHQHKLFKKK is encoded by the exons ATGGGAG CCAACGAGTCTCAACCAAACAAAAGGATTGTACTTCTTGGGAAAACAGGAGATGGGAAGAGCAGTGCTGGGAATACCATTCTTAAGCAACAAGTATTTGTGAGTAAAGCTTCACCTGAATCTGTGACAGCTGAATGTGTGAGCGGTGATAGGAAAGTCTATGGAAAAAAGATCACAGTAATTGACACACCGGGAATCATGGACACGGGTCTCGACGAGGAGATCATCAAGTCCGAGATCATCAGATCTGTGATCGAATGTGCTCCAGGACCTGATGTCTTTACCATTGTTCTGAAGGTCGGAAGGTACACGGCTCATGAAATGGAGATTGTGGATAAAGTTGTGGAATATTGTGGAGAAGACACATTTAAACATTCAGTAGTTTTATTCACTCACGGTGAACAACTCGAGGGTCAGACCATCGAGGAATTTGTGAAGCTAAGTCCAAAACTACAAGAGCTGGTGGATAAATGTGGAGGACACTGTCATGTCATTGACAGTAAATACTGGACGAAACGTCATGTGGGATACAAGAGCAACAGGGTCCAGGTTAAAAATCTTCTTAAAGCCATAGAGCAGAATCTGAAAGACAATGAGAACAGCTGCTACACCAACGAGCTCTTACAAACCGTGGAGGAAGAAATTCAAGAGGAGATGAGGAATATCAAGGAGGAAAATATGGCTCCTGAAGAAAAACGAGAAGTAGCAAAGAAGATTGTTCACAAAAAACTTTTGGTAAGACTTGCAGGAGTGACAACAGGGACATTAACTGGTGCTTTCCTGGGCGTTGGTGTGGCAGTGGCGTCCGTCGTGGCTTTACTTAAAGCGGCAAGCATTCCGGGAGCAGCAGCGGCTGCGGGAGCCACAGGACTAGCAGCAGGAACAGCAGTTGCGGAGGCAGGGATCATCACAGGAGTAGCAGGTTCAGGAATTGCTGCTGGCGTCACAGGAGCTGGCGTTGGAGCAGCAGGCTCAGGAATTGCAGCAGGTATTGCAGGGGTTGGTGCTGGAGCGGCAGGATCGGGTGTTGCTGTAGGTGTCATTTTCGGAGCGGCGGCGCTAGCGGGAGCGATCGGAGGAGGAGTCACTGGATACAGAGCAGCTGAAGATGGTGATTCAGTTTCAGATGCAATAAGGAATGCAGCCAAGCTTAACTATGAGAATGCAAAAGCTGTGGTCAAAAAGGCAGAAAAACACCAACACAAACTCTTTAAAAAGAAGTAG